A genomic window from Algoriphagus sp. Y33 includes:
- a CDS encoding putative porin, translating to MNRRFLCFIFFLSIACVQLVFAQRTVPTRPNTNQQGGQEDPDEEEGGSIRKSLLDDSTKMVYGPKTSLFFFEKDIKRNNLILYPQDTVLNNFHNYDPVAKSNWKYQDLGNIGSATKPIFYEIPNVIGTRSGFSAYDLYYHAPENNKYFDTKSPFTEMSAFFGGGQRNMLDIGFARNINPRWNVGFNFHTIRARKTLNPNARDDNMTVQNSYSLHTNYRSENGKYWFLGNFSRMLHAVNEIGGIIPPEIDSTSVYFTYEDAKVWLSNTQASDLRQEYRFYHEYSVRDELQIYHIFDQKNNHFTLSAGLNSSDSLFYPSTRLNEQLDTTRNYSGFKEWGNEVGFKGSFKGFYYNAHGKFRAGRMKSTFYPGKNNFNEVYLGGELIGKISENWSISADGEYLIPGAFKLHGLFISPWLEVDYTKAVYKPTAMQQMYYGNHYQWDNNFDNIGVDQIRGVFKIDFNRIQLRPSLTINRINNYVYFNEERMAAQSSGEAFMLIPGLKSSMRIGQKFQWDAEVVFTQISGESSDNFRIPQLYANTKFYFDSPMFDENVYVQMGIDIRYHSDYYAEAYFPSTQQFYLQNDFNVYAYPIADIFLDFRINRTRVLLKYNHLNSGLMNNEGYFVTPDYTGYKSFIDLGITWFLFD from the coding sequence GTGAATAGACGGTTTCTCTGTTTTATATTTTTCCTCAGCATTGCGTGTGTACAGCTCGTTTTTGCACAGCGGACTGTTCCCACTCGGCCAAATACAAATCAGCAGGGGGGCCAGGAAGATCCGGATGAGGAGGAGGGCGGATCAATTAGAAAATCCCTGCTCGATGATAGTACCAAGATGGTTTATGGACCAAAAACAAGTCTGTTTTTTTTTGAGAAAGACATCAAGAGGAACAATCTTATTCTTTATCCACAGGATACCGTACTCAATAATTTTCACAATTATGATCCGGTGGCCAAAAGCAACTGGAAGTATCAGGATTTGGGAAATATCGGGAGTGCCACGAAGCCGATTTTTTATGAGATTCCTAATGTGATCGGAACCAGGTCAGGATTTTCGGCTTATGATCTATACTATCATGCTCCCGAAAACAACAAGTATTTTGACACCAAATCTCCATTCACTGAAATGTCCGCTTTTTTCGGTGGGGGTCAGCGAAATATGTTGGATATAGGCTTTGCCCGAAATATCAATCCGAGATGGAATGTGGGATTTAATTTTCATACCATCCGGGCGCGCAAGACACTGAATCCCAATGCGCGTGATGATAACATGACCGTTCAAAATTCCTATTCTCTACATACCAATTATCGTTCAGAAAATGGGAAATATTGGTTTTTGGGGAATTTTTCCAGAATGCTTCACGCCGTCAATGAAATAGGCGGTATTATTCCTCCTGAGATTGACAGTACTTCTGTGTATTTCACTTATGAAGATGCCAAAGTATGGCTGAGCAATACACAGGCGAGCGATTTGCGTCAGGAATATAGATTCTATCATGAGTATAGTGTTCGGGATGAACTACAGATCTATCATATTTTTGACCAGAAGAACAATCATTTTACCCTGTCTGCAGGTCTGAATAGCAGTGATTCTCTTTTCTATCCCAGTACACGTCTAAATGAACAGTTGGATACTACGCGGAATTACAGCGGTTTCAAAGAGTGGGGGAATGAGGTGGGTTTTAAGGGAAGTTTTAAGGGGTTTTATTACAATGCTCACGGGAAGTTTCGCGCGGGAAGAATGAAAAGCACTTTCTATCCGGGTAAGAACAACTTCAACGAGGTTTATCTGGGAGGAGAATTGATAGGAAAGATTTCTGAAAATTGGTCAATTAGTGCTGATGGAGAATACTTGATCCCCGGTGCTTTCAAACTTCATGGCTTATTCATTTCCCCTTGGCTGGAAGTAGATTATACCAAAGCAGTGTATAAACCCACTGCAATGCAGCAGATGTATTATGGAAATCATTACCAATGGGATAATAATTTTGACAATATAGGAGTAGATCAGATTCGGGGGGTGTTTAAGATAGATTTCAACAGGATCCAACTCAGACCTTCGCTTACTATCAATCGCATAAACAACTATGTGTATTTTAATGAGGAAAGGATGGCTGCTCAGTCCAGTGGAGAAGCATTTATGCTGATTCCTGGCTTGAAGTCCAGCATGCGGATTGGGCAGAAATTCCAGTGGGATGCTGAAGTAGTTTTCACGCAAATCTCAGGTGAATCAAGTGATAATTTTAGAATTCCGCAGCTCTACGCAAATACCAAGTTTTATTTTGACAGCCCGATGTTTGACGAAAATGTCTACGTCCAAATGGGGATTGATATCCGTTATCATTCAGACTATTATGCAGAGGCCTATTTCCCTTCTACGCAGCAATTTTATCTTCAGAACGATTTCAATGTCTACGCTTACCCGATAGCTGACATTTTCTTGGACTTCCGAATCAACCGCACACGGGTTTTGCTGAAATACAATCACTTGAATAGTGGCTTGATGAATAATGAAGGGTATTTTGTAACACCGGATTATACAGGATACAAGTCATTTATAGATCTTGGAATCACCTGGTTTCTATTTGATTAA
- the mscL gene encoding large conductance mechanosensitive channel protein MscL, translated as MKIKLIQEFKEFAVKGNMIDIAIGVIIGASFNKVVDVLVKEIFLPPLSLLTNGINLENKKIILRESITTAGVTHPEEIAIGYGKLLEASVDFLIIGFTVFLVVKLMNSIRKKAEDPKNETITTPKNIELLSRMAELMEKQVQLLEDKNGKQAEK; from the coding sequence ATGAAAATCAAGTTGATTCAGGAATTCAAGGAATTTGCCGTAAAAGGAAACATGATCGATATCGCTATCGGTGTAATCATAGGTGCCTCATTCAATAAAGTTGTAGATGTATTGGTAAAGGAGATTTTTCTGCCTCCACTTTCTCTACTTACCAATGGGATCAATCTGGAAAACAAGAAAATTATCCTCAGGGAGTCTATCACTACAGCTGGTGTCACACACCCCGAGGAAATAGCTATCGGTTATGGTAAACTACTGGAAGCAAGTGTAGATTTTCTGATTATTGGATTCACGGTGTTTCTAGTGGTGAAACTGATGAACTCCATTCGTAAAAAAGCCGAAGACCCAAAAAATGAAACTATCACAACGCCTAAAAACATTGAATTACTCAGTAGGATGGCCGAATTGATGGAAAAGCAAGTTCAGCTTCTAGAAGATAAAAACGGAAAACAAGCTGAGAAATAA
- the lpxK gene encoding tetraacyldisaccharide 4'-kinase, with protein sequence MIKNSNSAMRRYAFLLYPFALLYDLVTGLRNLFFDLGWLKSVSSPIPSIVVGNLSVGGTGKTPMVEYLIRMLHNEKRLATLSRGYGRKTKGFLKASPTVSPQEIGDEPFQVYGKFGTHISVYVGEDRVKALEEIEAKSDAPELVILDDAFQHRHVRGNLQILLTTYQKPFFSDFLLPMGRLREGKSGAKRADVVVVTKCPEALDSFEKDVIKSKMAAYSVAPVLFSSISYGDPVPLHNPELFSSRIILLTGLANDRPLVEYVREKYDLLEVLSYPDHYDYKEVDFDKIRAVYKQHTLLNPVVLTTEKDAVKVKSNAPEGFLEEIPIFVLPIKMSFSSADELALAKLIQQKVFKKDNN encoded by the coding sequence TTGATCAAAAATAGTAATTCTGCAATGCGCCGGTACGCTTTTTTGCTCTATCCTTTTGCTTTATTGTACGATTTGGTCACGGGACTTCGGAATTTGTTTTTCGATTTGGGCTGGCTGAAAAGTGTCTCTTCTCCGATCCCAAGTATAGTGGTCGGGAATCTGAGTGTGGGCGGCACGGGCAAAACTCCCATGGTGGAATACCTCATCCGGATGCTCCACAATGAGAAAAGGCTGGCGACACTGAGCAGAGGGTATGGACGAAAAACAAAAGGTTTTCTTAAGGCTAGTCCTACAGTGTCACCTCAGGAAATCGGTGATGAACCGTTTCAGGTTTATGGTAAATTCGGGACGCACATTTCAGTCTATGTAGGTGAAGACCGGGTCAAGGCACTTGAAGAAATCGAGGCAAAGTCAGATGCTCCCGAACTGGTTATTTTGGACGATGCATTCCAGCATCGCCATGTGAGGGGAAATCTTCAGATTCTTTTGACTACTTATCAAAAGCCTTTTTTCTCGGATTTTCTTTTGCCCATGGGTAGGCTAAGAGAGGGGAAATCAGGCGCAAAAAGGGCTGATGTAGTCGTCGTTACCAAATGTCCTGAAGCGTTGGATAGCTTTGAAAAAGACGTAATTAAAAGCAAAATGGCTGCTTACTCTGTGGCTCCTGTGCTCTTTTCATCCATTTCTTACGGGGATCCTGTGCCCTTGCATAACCCTGAGCTGTTTTCATCCCGGATCATACTGCTGACAGGCTTGGCAAATGACCGGCCACTCGTGGAATATGTGCGTGAAAAGTACGATTTGCTGGAAGTATTGAGCTATCCTGATCATTACGATTATAAAGAAGTTGATTTCGACAAAATCAGAGCTGTTTATAAGCAACATACATTGCTAAATCCCGTTGTGCTAACGACCGAAAAAGATGCAGTGAAAGTTAAATCCAATGCTCCGGAAGGTTTTCTGGAAGAAATTCCGATTTTTGTGCTGCCTATCAAGATGAGTTTCTCATCTGCTGATGAGTTAGCTTTGGCAAAACTAATCCAACAAAAGGTCTTCAAAAAAGACAATAACTAA
- a CDS encoding Nif3-like dinuclear metal center hexameric protein, with translation MGYKISDVISYLEQIAPPAYQESYDNATLITGNRNSEVTGIVCSLDCIEAIVEEAIALGANMIVAHHPIVFKGLKSLTGRNYVERTIIKAIKNDIAIYAIHTNLDHVAHGVNKRISDRLGLLNTKILQPKRQLLSKLVFFTPESDKERVLQAVYDAGAGKIGEYSNCSFQVKGTGTFTPSANANPTIGEHEKAHEEQEVRVEVMVSNHLLANVLKQMRKAHSYEEVAYYVQPLENENQEVGAGMIGTLSQEMEGEEFLDYLKAKMNLEVIKHTQLISRKIKKVAVCGGAGIFLLGDAKRAGADVFVTADVKYHEFFDAEGVLILCDIGHYESEIFTKELLQELLSQNFPNIALYLTKVVTNPTSYR, from the coding sequence ATGGGATACAAGATTAGCGATGTGATTTCCTACCTGGAGCAGATTGCTCCTCCCGCCTATCAGGAGTCATACGACAACGCTACTTTGATCACAGGAAACAGGAATTCAGAGGTGACCGGGATCGTCTGCTCACTGGATTGCATTGAAGCTATCGTAGAGGAAGCTATAGCACTTGGTGCCAACATGATAGTGGCCCATCACCCTATTGTTTTCAAAGGTTTGAAAAGCCTCACCGGAAGAAATTATGTGGAGCGAACCATCATCAAGGCAATCAAAAACGACATAGCGATCTATGCGATACATACCAATCTTGACCACGTAGCCCACGGAGTGAATAAACGGATTTCGGATCGATTGGGACTTCTCAACACCAAAATTCTACAGCCGAAAAGACAATTGCTCAGCAAACTCGTGTTTTTCACCCCCGAGTCAGATAAAGAGCGCGTTCTTCAGGCGGTATATGATGCAGGTGCGGGGAAAATCGGAGAATACTCAAATTGCTCGTTTCAGGTAAAAGGGACAGGTACTTTTACTCCTTCAGCAAATGCGAATCCGACGATAGGTGAACACGAAAAAGCCCACGAAGAACAGGAAGTCAGAGTGGAAGTTATGGTTTCAAATCACCTTCTTGCTAACGTTTTGAAGCAAATGCGTAAAGCACATTCCTACGAAGAAGTGGCTTACTATGTGCAACCTCTTGAAAATGAAAACCAAGAAGTAGGTGCGGGAATGATCGGAACACTTTCTCAAGAAATGGAAGGAGAAGAATTTTTGGATTATCTCAAAGCCAAAATGAATTTGGAAGTGATCAAGCATACACAGCTTATTTCCCGAAAAATCAAAAAAGTGGCTGTTTGCGGAGGAGCGGGGATTTTTCTCTTGGGTGATGCCAAAAGAGCGGGGGCGGATGTCTTTGTGACTGCTGACGTGAAATACCACGAGTTTTTTGACGCTGAGGGGGTATTAATTCTCTGTGATATCGGACATTACGAGAGCGAAATTTTCACAAAAGAATTACTTCAGGAGTTATTGTCACAAAATTTTCCTAATATTGCACTCTATTTGACAAAAGTAGTTACAAATCCCACATCCTACCGATAG
- a CDS encoding Rho termination factor N-terminal domain-containing protein, which produces MTKDHGPSIKNDEKYEALLREGMSKTKAARIANTPNSGKKGGNAKKYEERSKQELYEKAKEVGIEGRSKMTKKELISALRNS; this is translated from the coding sequence ATGACTAAAGACCATGGCCCAAGCATCAAAAATGATGAAAAATACGAGGCATTATTAAGAGAAGGAATGAGCAAAACTAAGGCCGCCCGGATCGCAAATACCCCCAATTCGGGTAAAAAAGGCGGCAATGCCAAAAAATATGAGGAAAGATCAAAACAGGAATTGTACGAAAAAGCAAAAGAAGTAGGAATCGAAGGCAGAAGCAAAATGACTAAGAAGGAATTGATTTCTGCATTGAGAAACTCTTGA
- a CDS encoding tRNA-(ms[2]io[6]A)-hydroxylase: MSWEESTRQKMLHLKLPTDPRWAGIAEMQLEDVLTDHAYCEQKAASSCISLILRFNDLDEVVDTLTPIVAEEWGHFERVLEQIRKRGLKFGFPRKDEYVIQLANFVKKGGSRMQQLTEQLLMNALIEARSCERFKLLSIHLEDVELQKFYYELMISEAGHYVTFIELARRYQDPHLVNERWQEWLIFEAEVMKSLEVRGDRIH, encoded by the coding sequence ATGAGTTGGGAAGAAAGCACCAGACAGAAGATGTTGCATTTGAAGCTGCCCACAGATCCCAGGTGGGCAGGAATCGCGGAAATGCAGCTGGAAGATGTGCTTACGGATCATGCCTACTGTGAGCAAAAGGCAGCATCTTCCTGTATTAGTTTGATTTTGCGATTCAATGATTTGGATGAAGTGGTGGACACCCTTACGCCAATTGTAGCAGAGGAATGGGGACATTTTGAACGGGTGCTTGAGCAGATTCGCAAGAGAGGCTTGAAATTCGGCTTTCCCAGAAAAGATGAATACGTCATTCAGTTGGCCAATTTCGTAAAAAAAGGGGGGAGCAGAATGCAGCAGCTCACAGAACAATTGCTGATGAATGCGTTGATAGAAGCGAGAAGTTGTGAACGCTTTAAGCTGCTATCTATCCATTTAGAAGATGTTGAGCTACAGAAGTTCTACTATGAATTGATGATTTCTGAAGCGGGACATTATGTTACATTTATCGAGTTGGCACGAAGGTATCAAGATCCGCATTTAGTGAACGAACGATGGCAGGAGTGGCTGATTTTTGAAGCAGAAGTGATGAAGAGTCTAGAGGTTCGGGGTGACAGAATTCATTGA
- a CDS encoding SDR family oxidoreductase yields MKKPTEFKDQKQTLPGQQSKMKPMPEVIRKGYKGSGKLENKIAMITGGDSGIGKSVAVYFAREGADVAIVYLSEDKDAQDTKELVEKEGRKCLLIAGDLKSESFCKKAVNQCVKELGGINILVNNAAVQFPESKLTSITAKQLHETFETNIFSFFHLAKLAIPHFKAGDTIINTSSVTTYRGSEHLVDYASTKGAIVGFTRSLALMLAKDKIRVNGVAPGPIWTPLIPATFDDVTKFGQDTALGRAGQPSEVAPAYVFLASEDSSYITGQFIHVNGGEIIGG; encoded by the coding sequence ATGAAAAAGCCAACTGAATTTAAAGACCAAAAGCAAACTTTGCCAGGGCAGCAAAGCAAAATGAAGCCAATGCCGGAAGTGATTCGCAAAGGGTATAAAGGCAGCGGAAAACTAGAGAATAAAATTGCCATGATTACGGGAGGAGACAGCGGGATCGGCAAAAGTGTTGCGGTTTACTTTGCACGAGAGGGAGCGGATGTGGCGATCGTTTATTTAAGTGAAGACAAAGATGCCCAAGACACCAAAGAGTTGGTAGAAAAAGAGGGAAGAAAATGCCTATTGATTGCAGGTGATCTTAAATCCGAGAGTTTTTGTAAAAAAGCTGTGAATCAATGCGTGAAGGAGCTAGGAGGAATAAATATCTTAGTGAACAATGCAGCAGTGCAGTTTCCCGAAAGCAAACTCACTTCCATCACAGCAAAGCAGCTCCATGAAACCTTTGAGACTAATATTTTCTCATTTTTTCATTTAGCCAAATTGGCGATTCCTCATTTCAAGGCAGGTGACACCATCATCAACACAAGTTCTGTGACCACCTATCGTGGCAGCGAACATTTGGTGGATTATGCAAGTACCAAGGGCGCAATCGTGGGATTTACCCGCTCCTTGGCATTGATGCTGGCCAAGGACAAAATCCGGGTAAATGGAGTTGCGCCTGGGCCGATTTGGACTCCGTTGATTCCCGCCACATTTGATGATGTCACTAAGTTTGGGCAGGATACTGCACTGGGAAGAGCAGGACAACCAAGTGAAGTTGCTCCCGCATATGTTTTTCTGGCGAGTGAGGATAGCTCTTATATCACCGGACAATTTATCCATGTAAATGGGGGGGAAATAATCGGTGGATAA
- a CDS encoding TonB-dependent receptor, translated as MKKISALFFLVSIFFGISTDALAENHSPSYLQDTVPQRDSIPPPAIAQADGSISGIVKDTDGNPLPGATVQIKGSEKGAITDDSGNYTIAIPADQKGVVLVFSFLGFQPKEMRVGNQTSIDVTLISDDQELDEVVVIGYGSTRRADLTGAVAQVNREEINAFPASNVIQSLNGRAAGVQVIQNNGAPGGGVSVRIRGANSIQGDNDPLYVIDGFPFSGNPTNLNNADIASIEILKDASATAIYGSRGANGVVLITTKNGSGSGTVVEFDAAYTVQTLREKLKLMNGRQYAQLMNIQAENDGLSPYFTEAEVNGFGEGTDWQNEIFQQAPIKNTSLSISGGGENTQFLIGGSAFQQDGIIEGSDYDRYSIRSTINHKISDKFKVDFNSTMSKLVTARRDSEGGSRGNSMIGAALGASPLSSPYSMDETINNLADDFPFVSPDMINPLYFINEQSTVITANVILANAALSYNPIPEITIKVSGGIENRDDRTDTYRSREFINSNGNASITTGQYISRLNENTITYADVFNEKHDLNVLAGFTYQDFTTKFLAGSGTGFLSDLYETDNLGAAETPGIPTSGYANSVLLSYLGRVNYGFANKYLFTASFRADGSSRYSEGNKWGYFPSGAIAWKVSEEDFMKSQEAISTLKIRSSWGVTGSQAIDPYATLNRLFPGYTVFGDELYNFLAPGSTLPGDLKWETTTQFDLGFDLGLLQDRIVLGADYYLKTTDDLLSTVRLPSSFGYTTTIDNVGSIENRGIELSLFAQVFSSEFRWSLDGNISFNRNKVLSLNDGQPILTNFINVITVADNFSIMEEGKPLGQFWGYQEDGYTDTGNIRFKDLNNDGEITEADKTYIGDPNPDFFYGFNSNMTYKGFQLDLFFQGSQGNDIMNVSAVSGTMDYGQGLNMPEEVLLDHWTPQNTDAKYPRISRSSTARVSDRFVEDGSYLRLKNILLAYNFPLKNAQGKFLKSLRVYASGQNLLTFTKYSWWDPEVNSKGGDNRLGIDHFSYPIPKSYTIGINATF; from the coding sequence ATGAAAAAGATTTCAGCCTTATTTTTTCTGGTTAGCATTTTCTTTGGTATATCTACTGATGCGCTGGCAGAAAACCATTCACCAAGCTATCTCCAGGACACGGTTCCGCAGAGAGATTCCATTCCACCCCCTGCAATAGCTCAGGCTGATGGATCCATTTCAGGAATCGTCAAGGACACAGATGGAAATCCATTGCCTGGAGCCACTGTCCAGATCAAAGGATCCGAGAAAGGTGCTATTACCGATGATTCGGGAAACTATACCATAGCTATACCGGCAGACCAAAAAGGAGTCGTGCTGGTATTTTCTTTTTTGGGCTTTCAGCCAAAGGAAATGAGAGTGGGTAATCAGACTTCCATCGATGTGACGCTGATAAGTGACGACCAAGAACTGGATGAGGTTGTGGTAATAGGCTACGGTTCTACCAGAAGGGCAGATCTTACCGGTGCTGTGGCACAGGTTAACAGGGAGGAAATTAACGCTTTCCCCGCGTCCAATGTCATTCAGTCACTTAATGGACGGGCTGCGGGCGTTCAGGTCATCCAGAATAATGGGGCACCCGGAGGTGGTGTCTCGGTAAGAATACGTGGTGCCAATTCCATCCAAGGCGATAACGATCCCCTCTATGTGATTGACGGGTTTCCTTTTTCGGGAAATCCCACCAACCTGAACAATGCGGATATAGCAAGCATTGAAATCCTGAAAGATGCTTCGGCCACTGCAATTTACGGTTCGAGAGGAGCAAACGGAGTGGTTCTGATCACAACCAAAAATGGCTCCGGTTCAGGAACAGTCGTTGAGTTTGATGCGGCATACACTGTTCAGACATTAAGGGAAAAGCTGAAGCTGATGAATGGAAGACAGTATGCCCAATTGATGAATATACAGGCAGAAAATGATGGTTTGTCACCTTATTTTACAGAGGCAGAAGTCAACGGGTTCGGAGAAGGTACGGACTGGCAAAATGAAATTTTCCAACAAGCACCCATCAAAAATACTTCGCTGAGCATATCCGGAGGAGGAGAAAATACCCAGTTTTTAATTGGCGGAAGTGCTTTTCAGCAGGATGGTATCATTGAAGGGTCAGACTATGACAGGTATTCTATCAGATCTACTATAAATCACAAAATCAGTGACAAGTTCAAGGTAGACTTCAATAGCACAATGAGTAAACTGGTGACCGCACGGAGAGATAGTGAAGGCGGATCCAGAGGGAATAGTATGATAGGGGCAGCACTGGGAGCTTCGCCGCTCTCAAGTCCCTATTCCATGGATGAGACTATCAATAATCTGGCTGATGATTTTCCTTTTGTTTCGCCGGATATGATTAATCCGCTCTATTTTATCAACGAGCAATCCACTGTAATCACCGCCAATGTGATATTGGCAAATGCCGCTTTGAGCTATAATCCCATACCTGAGATTACGATCAAAGTGTCCGGTGGTATAGAAAACCGTGACGATAGGACTGACACTTACAGAAGTAGAGAATTTATTAACAGTAATGGGAATGCGAGTATTACCACTGGGCAGTATATAAGCCGTCTTAACGAAAATACAATTACTTATGCAGACGTGTTTAATGAAAAACATGATTTGAATGTATTGGCAGGTTTTACTTATCAGGATTTCACGACCAAATTTCTGGCAGGCAGCGGTACGGGATTCTTGAGTGATCTCTACGAAACCGATAACCTAGGGGCTGCTGAAACACCGGGTATCCCAACTTCCGGATATGCGAATTCGGTTTTATTGTCTTATTTGGGAAGAGTGAATTATGGTTTTGCCAATAAATACCTCTTTACGGCATCTTTCCGGGCAGATGGCTCCTCTCGATATAGTGAGGGGAATAAGTGGGGTTATTTTCCCTCGGGAGCCATCGCTTGGAAAGTATCTGAAGAGGATTTCATGAAATCTCAAGAAGCTATTTCTACGTTGAAAATCCGTTCGAGTTGGGGGGTGACCGGATCACAGGCAATTGATCCCTATGCTACACTGAATAGGCTCTTTCCGGGGTACACGGTTTTCGGAGATGAGTTGTATAATTTTTTAGCTCCCGGGTCTACGTTACCCGGAGATTTGAAGTGGGAAACCACCACACAGTTTGACTTGGGATTTGATCTGGGACTTTTACAGGATCGCATCGTATTAGGTGCTGATTATTATCTCAAGACCACGGATGATTTGCTGAGCACAGTGCGTTTGCCAAGTTCTTTTGGTTACACTACTACAATTGACAATGTGGGCTCTATAGAAAATAGGGGGATAGAATTAAGTCTTTTTGCGCAGGTGTTTTCTTCAGAATTTCGCTGGAGTTTAGATGGCAATATCTCCTTCAATCGAAACAAGGTGCTGAGTCTGAATGATGGACAGCCTATACTTACCAATTTCATTAATGTGATTACTGTTGCGGATAACTTCTCAATTATGGAGGAAGGAAAACCATTGGGGCAGTTTTGGGGGTATCAGGAAGATGGTTATACCGACACAGGAAATATCAGGTTCAAAGACCTAAACAATGATGGGGAAATCACGGAAGCTGACAAGACCTATATAGGGGATCCAAATCCTGATTTTTTCTACGGATTCAACTCCAATATGACATACAAAGGTTTCCAATTGGATCTGTTCTTCCAAGGAAGCCAAGGCAATGATATAATGAACGTCAGTGCGGTTTCCGGCACTATGGATTATGGACAGGGACTGAATATGCCCGAGGAAGTATTGTTGGACCACTGGACTCCGCAAAATACGGATGCGAAATATCCAAGAATCAGCAGAAGTTCTACTGCCCGTGTGTCGGATAGGTTTGTGGAAGATGGCTCTTATCTACGTTTGAAAAACATCTTGTTGGCGTATAATTTCCCCCTTAAGAATGCTCAGGGGAAATTCCTCAAAAGCCTTAGAGTCTATGCGAGTGGGCAAAACCTCTTGACTTTCACCAAGTACTCATGGTGGGATCCTGAGGTGAACAGTAAAGGGGGGGACAATAGATTGGGAATTGACCACTTCAGTTATCCTATTCCCAAATCCTACACCATCGGTATAAATGCAACTTTTTAA
- a CDS encoding ABC transporter permease, whose product MNLIENVREAVRSIKVNLLRTILTGAIIAIGISSLVGMLTAIDGIKTQIADSFSGLGANSFDIRNKGFSGGRAIQDGKTEKTYPKLTFREVMNFKEKYNSVGISTVYTSVTGAAEIKRGSKTTNPNVRVRGGDENYLSIKAMKLEFGRNFSSMEVQNGYNVCIIGKELVTTLFEANDDPLNQKITVLGRPYTIVGVLEEQGGVGQDSGADRQILLPIQNASRLDQQGTFNYNITGVASGPERIEYEMGQAIGMMREIRQDRVAQEDSFDLTKSESVAESLEEVAGYLRMGGFGIGFITLLGASIGLMNIMLVSVTERTREIGIRKALGATPLRIRQQFLLEAIMICILGGAMGVILGISIGNVIALVIGVGGFLIPWLWMMVAFMICIFVGLASGFFPAFKASKLDPIESLRYE is encoded by the coding sequence ATGAATCTGATCGAAAACGTACGTGAAGCTGTGCGCTCCATAAAAGTTAATTTACTCAGGACCATTCTTACGGGTGCCATCATTGCAATAGGAATTTCCTCACTGGTAGGCATGCTAACAGCTATAGATGGAATCAAAACACAGATAGCAGATAGTTTTTCCGGTTTGGGAGCAAATTCTTTCGATATCAGAAATAAGGGTTTTAGTGGAGGAAGAGCTATTCAGGATGGTAAAACAGAGAAGACTTATCCTAAGCTTACCTTTAGAGAAGTGATGAATTTCAAAGAGAAATACAATAGCGTGGGGATTTCTACAGTATATACATCCGTTACAGGAGCTGCGGAGATTAAGAGGGGCTCTAAAACCACGAATCCAAATGTGAGGGTTCGGGGAGGGGATGAAAACTATTTGAGTATCAAGGCTATGAAGCTTGAGTTTGGGAGGAATTTCTCCTCTATGGAAGTTCAGAATGGCTACAATGTTTGTATTATCGGAAAAGAATTGGTCACTACACTTTTTGAAGCCAATGATGACCCGCTAAATCAGAAAATCACTGTATTGGGCCGGCCATATACAATCGTCGGAGTGCTGGAGGAGCAAGGTGGTGTGGGCCAGGATTCAGGTGCTGATCGACAGATCCTGCTACCTATACAAAATGCAAGTCGCTTGGATCAGCAGGGAACTTTCAATTATAACATCACGGGAGTCGCCTCGGGACCTGAGCGGATTGAGTATGAAATGGGACAGGCTATTGGCATGATGAGAGAAATACGTCAAGACCGGGTTGCCCAAGAGGATTCTTTTGACTTGACTAAGAGCGAGTCTGTAGCCGAAAGCTTGGAAGAAGTAGCCGGTTACTTAAGAATGGGAGGATTTGGTATAGGTTTCATCACTCTGCTGGGCGCTTCTATAGGTTTGATGAATATTATGCTCGTGTCTGTGACCGAACGAACCAGGGAAATTGGTATCCGTAAGGCTTTAGGGGCCACACCGCTCAGAATCCGACAGCAATTTCTGCTTGAAGCTATAATGATCTGCATTTTGGGAGGGGCTATGGGCGTGATTTTGGGCATTTCCATTGGAAATGTTATCGCCTTGGTGATTGGAGTGGGAGGATTCCTGATTCCATGGCTCTGGATGATGGTGGCTTTTATGATTTGTATTTTCGTTGGTCTGGCGTCAGGTTTTTTCCCTGCTTTCAAAGCCTCCAAATTAGATCCTATAGAGTCCTTGAGATACGAGTAA